In a genomic window of Lepisosteus oculatus isolate fLepOcu1 chromosome 3, fLepOcu1.hap2, whole genome shotgun sequence:
- the LOC107076585 gene encoding schwannomin-interacting protein 1 isoform X2 yields the protein MMEPQSEGEKERESTWGEEKDYDEAENSDQAATEPALTWGKGSMEDDLGLPIMHWEALNQRITELEKQQEESRAKPAGVQERGAVAAGWAEERERGSVRESWREEDEDKDSSRLIALTSRLQSRMNLQLCFINNSESEEEEEEGESALGSSGCGLMQKASPPAQAAGSEWSERRAELRREAQVALSTLRERLKPSCTAQKEPTAGLSEGLGVKKRRRLERSDLQPLSLQQLDNLRETLSQAIQDLSSELVGLLLTRDQLRTEQDAMLLEVQDMTSF from the exons ATGATGGAGCCACAGAGTGAaggagagaaggagagggagagCACGTGGGGTGAGGAGAAAGACTACGATGAGGCGGAGAATTCTGATCAGGCAGCGACAGAGCCAGCCCTGACTTGGGGGAAAGGGTCCATGGAGGATGACCTTGGCCTTCCCATCATGCACTGGGAGGCTCTGAACCAGCGCATCACGGAACTTGAAAAGCAACAGGAGGAGAGTCGGGCGAAG CCTGCAGGTGTGCAGGAGCGAGGAGCTGTAGCAGCAGGCTGGGCGGAGGAGAGGGAACGAGGGAGTGTCAGGGAGAGTTGGAGAGAGGAGGATGAGGATAAGGACAGCAGCCGTTTAATAGCGCTGACTTCAAG ACTACAGAGTCGAATGAATCTCCAGCTCTGCTTCATCAACAACAGTgagagtgaggaggaggaggaagagggagag AGTGCTCTGGGCAGCAGTGGGTGTGGGCTCATGCAGAAGGCCAGTCCCCCTGCACAGGCTGCTGGTAGTGAGTGGTCTGAGAGACGGGCAGAGCTAAGGAGAGAGGCACAGGTTGCACTGAGCACTCTCCGAGAGAGACTGAAGCCATCTTGCACTGCACAGAAAGAG CCCACCGCAGGTTTAAGCGAAGGGCTAGGGGTGAAGAAAAGGAGACGACTGGAGCGCAGTGACCTTCAACCTCTGAGCCTGCAGCAGCTGGACAACCTGAGGGAAACACTGAGCCAGGCCATACAGG ATTTGAGTTCTGAGTTGGTGGGGCTGCTGCTGACCCGTGACCAGCTGCGAACGGAGCAGGATGCCATGCTGCTGGAGGTTCAGGATATGACATCATTCTGA
- the LOC107076585 gene encoding schwannomin-interacting protein 1 isoform X1 → MMEPQSEGEKERESTWGEEKDYDEAENSDQAATEPALTWGKGSMEDDLGLPIMHWEALNQRITELEKQQEESRAKPAGVQERGAVAAGWAEERERGSVRESWREEDEDKDSSRLIALTSRLQSRMNLQLCFINNSESEEEEEEGESALGSSGCGLMQKASPPAQAAGSEWSERRAELRREAQVALSTLRERLKPSCTAQKEGQPTAGLSEGLGVKKRRRLERSDLQPLSLQQLDNLRETLSQAIQDLSSELVGLLLTRDQLRTEQDAMLLEVQDMTSF, encoded by the exons ATGATGGAGCCACAGAGTGAaggagagaaggagagggagagCACGTGGGGTGAGGAGAAAGACTACGATGAGGCGGAGAATTCTGATCAGGCAGCGACAGAGCCAGCCCTGACTTGGGGGAAAGGGTCCATGGAGGATGACCTTGGCCTTCCCATCATGCACTGGGAGGCTCTGAACCAGCGCATCACGGAACTTGAAAAGCAACAGGAGGAGAGTCGGGCGAAG CCTGCAGGTGTGCAGGAGCGAGGAGCTGTAGCAGCAGGCTGGGCGGAGGAGAGGGAACGAGGGAGTGTCAGGGAGAGTTGGAGAGAGGAGGATGAGGATAAGGACAGCAGCCGTTTAATAGCGCTGACTTCAAG ACTACAGAGTCGAATGAATCTCCAGCTCTGCTTCATCAACAACAGTgagagtgaggaggaggaggaagagggagag AGTGCTCTGGGCAGCAGTGGGTGTGGGCTCATGCAGAAGGCCAGTCCCCCTGCACAGGCTGCTGGTAGTGAGTGGTCTGAGAGACGGGCAGAGCTAAGGAGAGAGGCACAGGTTGCACTGAGCACTCTCCGAGAGAGACTGAAGCCATCTTGCACTGCACAGAAAGAG GGTCAGCCCACCGCAGGTTTAAGCGAAGGGCTAGGGGTGAAGAAAAGGAGACGACTGGAGCGCAGTGACCTTCAACCTCTGAGCCTGCAGCAGCTGGACAACCTGAGGGAAACACTGAGCCAGGCCATACAGG ATTTGAGTTCTGAGTTGGTGGGGCTGCTGCTGACCCGTGACCAGCTGCGAACGGAGCAGGATGCCATGCTGCTGGAGGTTCAGGATATGACATCATTCTGA